The nucleotide sequence AAAATTGTTGATAAACTTAAAGAGAGATATGGTGGAGCAAATTATAGAGTTGTTGTATTTGAACCAACTATGACATATCCACCAATTGAAGAGGAGGAAGAGAAAGAAGAACCAGAAAGACTAATTAGGGAAGAGCTATATAACATAGCCTCAGATATTGCAAATCTAACCAAGGAGAATATATTAATGCTTATATTATCAACAATTGTTGCCATAGCAGGAATTTATAAGAATGATGTTGCTTTATTGATTGCTTCAATGATTATAGCCCCTTTATTAGGGCCGAATATCTCTCTATCTTTATCAATTACAGTAGCAGATTATAAGTTGGCATTAAAAAGTATAAAGACAATAATAACTGAATTGGTTTTTGTTATAGTTTTATCAATGATTGCTGGTCATTATTTGCCTATATCTTTAGATAATCCACAAATACATTCAAGAATTACCTTAGATTTTTGGAATGTTATTATTGCTTTATCAGCAGGGATTGCTGGAAGTTTATCAACAATATCAAACATTTCATCTACTGTTGTTGGCGTTATGATAGCTATTGCCTTACTTCCTCCATTGGCTGTGTTTGGTTTGCTAATAGGGGCTGGTTATGTTGAGCAAAGTTTTTCAGCATTAATTTTATTTTTAATAAATATGATAGCAATAAATTTATCTGCCATTGTTATATTCTCAGCTTATGGGATTTCACCATATAGATGGTGGGAAAAAGAGAAGGCAAAAAAATATACGTTATATGCAATTTTATTATGGATTGTATTATTTATAGCAGTGTTTGTGCTAATTTTTTATCACTAACTTAAAAATATATAGTTGAAAAATCTATATTCGATAACAGGTTTTATTAAATAACTATAATCTACGGAGGGATAGTTTATGAAAAAAGGAACTGATTTGTTAAAGAAAGGATTTGCTAAGATGGTTAAGCATGGAGTTGTAATGGATGTTACTAATGTAGAGCAGGCACAGATTGCTGAAGAAGCAGGAGCTGTTGCAGTTATGGCTTTGGAAAGAGTTCCTGCTGATATTAGGGCAGCCGGTGGAGTTGCGAGAATGTCAGACCCAGCTTTAATTGAGGAGATAATGGATGCTGTCTCAATTCCAGTCATGGCTAAATGTAGAATTGGGCATACAACAGAGGCGTTAGTTTTAGAGGCTATTGGAGTAGATATGATTGATGAGAGTGAAGTTTTAACTCAAGCAGACCCATTCTTCCACATATATAAGAAGAAGTTTAAAGTTCCATTTGTTTGTGGAGCAAGAAACTTAGGAGAGGCAGTTAGAAGAATCTGGGAAGGAGCAGCTATGATAAGAACAAAAGGAGAGGCAGGAACTGGAAATATAGTTGAGGCAGTTAGACACATGAGATTGATGAACGAAGCTATAGCTCAATTGCAGAGAATGACTGATGAAGAAATTTATGGGGTTGCTAAATTCTATGCTAACAGATATGCGGAATTAGCTAAAACTGTTAGAGAAGGAATGGGATTGCCAGCAACTGTTTTAGAAAATGAGCCAATCTATGAGGGCTTTACATTAGCTGAGATTGTTGATGGATTGTATAAAGTTTTATTAGAAGTTAAAAAATTAGGAAGATTGCCAGTAGTTAATTTTGCAGCTGGAGGGGTTGCAACACCAGCAGATGCAGCTTTAATGATGCAACTCGGCTCTGATGGAGTATTTGTTGGTTCAGGAATATTTAAATCAGAAAATCCATTAGAAAGAGCGAGAGCAATTGTTGAGGCTACTTATAATTATGATAAGCCAGATGTTGTTGCAGAAGTTAGCAAGAATTTAGGAGAGGCAATGAAAGGGATAGATATAACTCAAATAAGCGAAGCTGAAAAGATGCAATACAGAGGAGATTAAATTTGGTTATTTATCTTTTATTTTCTTTTTTGCTTTATTTTTATTTTTTATTTGTTTAAATTCAATTGGAGAGCTATAAAATATATATCAAAATATTTAAGTATTCAACAAAAGTTATAGAGTGGGATTATGAAAATCACACGAATGCATGGAGCTGGAGGAAAGGTAATGCAGGAGCTTATAAAAAATATCATTTTAAAAAATTTGGAGATAACATCAGTTAATGGAGGAATTGGTTTAGAGAGTTTAGATGACTCAGCAACTATCCCTATAGGAGATAAGGAGATTGTTTTTACTGTTGATGGACACACAGTTAAACCAATATTTTTCCCAGGTGGAGATATAGGTAGATTGGCAGTTAGTGGAACTGTAAATGATTTAGCAGTTATGGGAGCTAAGCCATTAGCTCTATCTCTATCTTTAATAATTCCAGAAGGTTTTAACTTAGAGGATTTGGAAAAAATAGTTAAATCAATAAACGAAACTTCTAAAGAGGCTGAGGTAGCTATAATAACAGGAGATACAAAGGTATCTGATGGTGTTGATGATATTATCATCTCAACTGCTGGAATAGGGATTGTTGATAGAGGAAAAGCAATAAGGGATTGTAATGTTCAGGAGGGAGATGCAATAATAGTCTCTGGAAATATAGGAGAACATGGATTAGCTATTTTATTATCGAGAGAGGGATTCGATTTTGAAACAAACATAAAATCTGATGTAGCTCCAATAAATAAATTGATTGAAAAAGTATTGAATGAAGGTATTCAAATAAATGCCATGAAAGACCCTACAAGAGGAGGTTTGGCAGATGCATTAAATGAGATGGCTGAAAAGAGCAATGTAGGAATAACTATCTTTGAGGATAAAATCCCAATAAGTGATGAAGTTCAGTCAATTTGTGATATCCTTGGCTTAGACCCTTTAACTATAGCAAATGAAGGTAAGGTTGTAATGGCAGTTAAAAAGGAAGACGCTGAAAGATGCTTAGAGATTTTGAGAGAACATCCATTAGGAAAGAATGCAGAGCTTATTGGCTATGCTACAAAAGAACATAAAGGAGTTGTGATGGAAACAATTGTTGGTAGGAGAATTGTTGATATGCCGATTGGTGACCCAATACCGAGAGTGTGTTAAATAAGAGGCATCACCGAGCGAAGCGAGGTGATGCATCCTTGGGTATAGCAATAGGGCGGTAGCCCTATGCTACGTTGATATGCCGATTGGTGACCCTATACCAAGAGTGTGTTAATCTTTATTAATTTTCCTTATTTTGGTGAAATAATGAAAATCATTGGAAAAATTGGAAAAGGTAAAGTAGAAGTTGATGAAAAGGCAAAGTTCTCAATACTTTTAGATAGTGTTGCTAAAAAAGCTGATATTGCTGAGGGAAAGAGGGCTGTAGAGGATATAATTAGAGTTATTTATAGACATCAGCCAATATCAACAAAAAAGATTGGTCAAAAAACTAGATTGCCTTTACCAATCATTGCTAAGGTAAGAACTATCTTAGAGAGAGAAAAAATGTTAAAGAGAACTGAAAGAGGGGCTGAGCTAACAGATTTAGGTAAAGAATTTGCTGAAAACTTTTTGAAATTGAAGTATAAAAAATCTCTTACCTGCAAAACTTGTAATGGTAGAGGAATAGTTTTAGATGAATTTTTTGAAGATATTTTAAATAAGGTTAGAGTTTGGGCTAAAAAAAGACCATTGGTAGATACAACCATAGACCAATCCTTTGCAACACCAGAAACATCAACTTATAGAGCTGCTTTAATGTATGAAAGAGGGGATTTAGAGGGAAAGAGAATTTTATTTGTTGGGGATGATGACCTAACTTCTTTACCAACCGCTCTAACAAACATGGCTGAAGAGATAGTAGTTATAGATATAGATGAGAGGATTTTAAAACTTATAGAAAAATTTTCACAAAAAGAAAATGTTAAAATTAAGACGATTAAGCATGATTTAAGAAACCCATTACCAGAAGATTTAAAAGAGAGATTTGATGTTATCTCAACAGACCCGCCATATACTGTTAATGGTTTAAAGTTATTTTTATCGAGAGGAATAGAGGCTTTAGGAAAAGAAGGGATTGCTTATCTTTCTTATTCTCACAAACCAATAGATGAATGGCTCTCTATTCAAAAAGCAATTACTGATATGGGTTTTGTTATTTCAGAGCTGATTCCAAATTTTAATTATTATGAAGGTAGTGAGATAATTGCAAACACAACATTTATAGCGAGATTAGTTGGGAAAAATTTGAAGATAAATATTGGAGACACTGAGAAAATATATACTGGTTTAGTTAAGCCAGTTATAAGATATTATAAATGTCTAAAATGCGGAAAGGTTCATAAAGTTGGAGAAGAGGTTAAGAAAGTTGAGGATTTAGTTTGTGAATGTGGAGGGAAGAAATTTAAAATGATTAAGAGGGAAAAGTTGAAAAATGAATAATTAAAATATTTTTAATCATAAATTAAATCTAAGTTATACTTCTCTGCTAATTCTAATGCCTTCTCTATCTCATCATAAGTTAATCTTCTGTTTATATCAGGATCTTCCTTAGCTTTATATTCTGGGCGATATTGAAACATGACATTAACTACAGCGTTATCTAAATTTTTTGAGATGAACTCAAATATTTTATCTGTGCAACAATCTAAGTGGTTTGGCATTACTAAATGCCTTATTATAACTTCTTCATCTTTTATAAGCAAGTGATTTCTTCCAACTATATCAAAATAGTTTTTGACTTTTGATAATCTTTTCCCACATTCATTATTTCCAAATTTAAAGTCAGTTAAATATACATCGACAATACCTTTTAATAAATACATTCCTTCAACGGTTAGATACATATTTGAATTCCAAACTACTGGAATATTTCTATTTAAATAACTTAGAGTTTTTAAAATACTTAATAAATGTGGGGTTGGGTCTCCACCAACAAAATTGACGTTTTTTGAATAATTTCTTCTATATTCTATAATTTTAGCCATCTCTTTTGGATTGTATGGGATGCAGTTATTTGGAATTGTTTCATCAAAATAAACTTGAGATATATCCCAATTTTGGCAGAAAACACATTTAAAATTACAGCCACAGAAGAAAATTGTATGTGATGGAACTAAAACTCTCTCTTCTCCAAGATGCAAAAATTCCGATGAGTAATAGCTTTCTTTTATTCTACAAAACCCTCTTTCAAACTCTCTATTTACATAACATCTATGCTCACAAAAATGGCAATTTCTAAATATTCTCTTAGCAATCTCTACTTTTAAGTCCAATAGATTTGGTTTCATATACTCTAAATTATCAAAATCAAAATCATCAAAATCTACTTTTTTCAAAATCTTGTTATGGATTTTCCATAATTCATTTATTTCCAATCCATCAAATTCTTCAACTTCTATACACTTAGCTATTATAAACTTTGCTGGGACTAAATCTTTTGAAACAGCTAAATATCTCTCAAGTTTCATAATTTCACAGCTTATAATTAATTTAAATAGATAAATTATGTAAGGTATAAAAAATTAAAATATAAGCTTGAAAAATTTACTCCTTAATTAATATTGCATTAACAGTTCCATCTTGCCCTGGTCTTGATGTAACTTTTGCCAATCCAAGTTCTGTTTCGATAATTGCTCCTTTTGTTATAACGTTTCTTCTAACGTAGTGGATGTTTGCTTTGTTTTCTCTAACTGTTATTATTTTAACTTTCTTACAAACCCCTGTTTCTGGGTCTAATACATTAGCAAATCCTGTTCTAACAACTTTAACCTTTAAGTTTCCTCCTCTTGTTCTAACCTTTTTTATTCTAAATGCCTCTTCTGCTACGTGTGTTTCTATTGGTTCTCTACCCATTTCATATTTTCTCTTTTTTCTTGCTGGTCTATATAATCCACCTGTTGGTTTTCTTCTACTTCTTCCTTGCCATACACTCATATTAACACCTGTAATAATTGTTTTTAATATTTTTCAACTGGATTTCTTTCTTATTATTTTATTATTCTTGGTCTTTGGATTATTTATCCTAAATACCCTTATAGTTTTATAATTTTTACTTTAAGTTTTGTTTTGTAAAAGAGACACGGGTCAGGCCATGCGAGTCTATGAATAATGAATAAACATACAAGAGATATAAAAACTTAACTATTAACATTAATAAGTTATTATGCTATAAACTAAAGGAAATTTAAATTTGGTGGGGGAGGGATAATGAGATTATCCAAGGAATTTATAGGATTGGGAATAATTATAGCCTCTCTTATTTTTGGTGCAACATTACCAGATATTTACAAAGGTATTGTTATATTAGTAGTTGCTGGATGTTTATGGTTTTTTGAATTACTACCTCTTCCAGTTACGTCCTTAGTAATCCCAATAATGGCAGTGTTTTTAGGAATTTTTAATTTAAAAGAAGCTTTAACATACTTTGCCCATCCAATAATATTTTTATTCTTAGGAGGGTTTATGCTTGCACAGGCATTAAAAAATCATAATTTAGATAAATTTATTGCCTATAAGCTACTAAATTATGGAAAGGATTTTAAAACTACATGCTTTTTAATGTTTCTATCGGCATATTTTTTGTCGATGTGGATTAGTAATACATCTGCCACATTAATTTTATTACCCATAGCTCTTGGACTATTACATAAAAAAACTGATAAGTTGAGGGATTTTTTATTGTTAGGGGTTGCTTACTCTGCCTCTATAGGTGGGATAGCAACAATTATTGGCTCCCCACCAAATGCAATAGCAAGTAGTTATTTAGATTATGGGTTTTTTAGCTGGTTTAAAGTTGGGTTTCCAATAAGCGTATTATTATTTTTAATCTCTACTTTAACATTATATATTTATTTCAAAAACTGGATTCCAAAAGAAGATATTGCTATTCAGGCAAGAGTAGAACTGAGCAAAGATGCTTATAAATTATTGGCTATATTTTTATTGATAGCTTTACTTTGGATAATTAGTGATTATTTAAGTGAAATTTTTAGCATTAAATATTTTGATTCAGTTATTGCCATATTCGCCATAATATTATTGTTTGTATTTAATTTAGTTAAAGTTAATGATTTCAAGAAGATAGATTGGGGAACTTTAATTTTATTTGGTGGAGCTTTATGTTTAGGAGGAATTATTGTTAAAAGT is from Methanocaldococcus bathoardescens and encodes:
- the pdxS gene encoding pyridoxal 5'-phosphate synthase lyase subunit PdxS produces the protein MKKGTDLLKKGFAKMVKHGVVMDVTNVEQAQIAEEAGAVAVMALERVPADIRAAGGVARMSDPALIEEIMDAVSIPVMAKCRIGHTTEALVLEAIGVDMIDESEVLTQADPFFHIYKKKFKVPFVCGARNLGEAVRRIWEGAAMIRTKGEAGTGNIVEAVRHMRLMNEAIAQLQRMTDEEIYGVAKFYANRYAELAKTVREGMGLPATVLENEPIYEGFTLAEIVDGLYKVLLEVKKLGRLPVVNFAAGGVATPADAALMMQLGSDGVFVGSGIFKSENPLERARAIVEATYNYDKPDVVAEVSKNLGEAMKGIDITQISEAEKMQYRGD
- a CDS encoding radical SAM protein; translation: MKLERYLAVSKDLVPAKFIIAKCIEVEEFDGLEINELWKIHNKILKKVDFDDFDFDNLEYMKPNLLDLKVEIAKRIFRNCHFCEHRCYVNREFERGFCRIKESYYSSEFLHLGEERVLVPSHTIFFCGCNFKCVFCQNWDISQVYFDETIPNNCIPYNPKEMAKIIEYRRNYSKNVNFVGGDPTPHLLSILKTLSYLNRNIPVVWNSNMYLTVEGMYLLKGIVDVYLTDFKFGNNECGKRLSKVKNYFDIVGRNHLLIKDEEVIIRHLVMPNHLDCCTDKIFEFISKNLDNAVVNVMFQYRPEYKAKEDPDINRRLTYDEIEKALELAEKYNLDLIYD
- a CDS encoding TIGR00341 family protein, coding for MKLRFIECHIPKHLFMGIDEIREWDGVIWANVKTNGTISTIQILTTLKDSEKIVDKLKERYGGANYRVVVFEPTMTYPPIEEEEEKEEPERLIREELYNIASDIANLTKENILMLILSTIVAIAGIYKNDVALLIASMIIAPLLGPNISLSLSITVADYKLALKSIKTIITELVFVIVLSMIAGHYLPISLDNPQIHSRITLDFWNVIIALSAGIAGSLSTISNISSTVVGVMIAIALLPPLAVFGLLIGAGYVEQSFSALILFLINMIAINLSAIVIFSAYGISPYRWWEKEKAKKYTLYAILLWIVLFIAVFVLIFYH
- a CDS encoding bis-aminopropyl spermidine synthase family protein, with amino-acid sequence MKIIGKIGKGKVEVDEKAKFSILLDSVAKKADIAEGKRAVEDIIRVIYRHQPISTKKIGQKTRLPLPIIAKVRTILEREKMLKRTERGAELTDLGKEFAENFLKLKYKKSLTCKTCNGRGIVLDEFFEDILNKVRVWAKKRPLVDTTIDQSFATPETSTYRAALMYERGDLEGKRILFVGDDDLTSLPTALTNMAEEIVVIDIDERILKLIEKFSQKENVKIKTIKHDLRNPLPEDLKERFDVISTDPPYTVNGLKLFLSRGIEALGKEGIAYLSYSHKPIDEWLSIQKAITDMGFVISELIPNFNYYEGSEIIANTTFIARLVGKNLKINIGDTEKIYTGLVKPVIRYYKCLKCGKVHKVGEEVKKVEDLVCECGGKKFKMIKREKLKNE
- a CDS encoding 30S ribosomal protein S8e — encoded protein: MSVWQGRSRRKPTGGLYRPARKKRKYEMGREPIETHVAEEAFRIKKVRTRGGNLKVKVVRTGFANVLDPETGVCKKVKIITVRENKANIHYVRRNVITKGAIIETELGLAKVTSRPGQDGTVNAILIKE
- the hypE gene encoding hydrogenase expression/formation protein HypE, whose product is MKITRMHGAGGKVMQELIKNIILKNLEITSVNGGIGLESLDDSATIPIGDKEIVFTVDGHTVKPIFFPGGDIGRLAVSGTVNDLAVMGAKPLALSLSLIIPEGFNLEDLEKIVKSINETSKEAEVAIITGDTKVSDGVDDIIISTAGIGIVDRGKAIRDCNVQEGDAIIVSGNIGEHGLAILLSREGFDFETNIKSDVAPINKLIEKVLNEGIQINAMKDPTRGGLADALNEMAEKSNVGITIFEDKIPISDEVQSICDILGLDPLTIANEGKVVMAVKKEDAERCLEILREHPLGKNAELIGYATKEHKGVVMETIVGRRIVDMPIGDPIPRVC
- a CDS encoding DASS family sodium-coupled anion symporter, coding for MRLSKEFIGLGIIIASLIFGATLPDIYKGIVILVVAGCLWFFELLPLPVTSLVIPIMAVFLGIFNLKEALTYFAHPIIFLFLGGFMLAQALKNHNLDKFIAYKLLNYGKDFKTTCFLMFLSAYFLSMWISNTSATLILLPIALGLLHKKTDKLRDFLLLGVAYSASIGGIATIIGSPPNAIASSYLDYGFFSWFKVGFPISVLLFLISTLTLYIYFKNWIPKEDIAIQARVELSKDAYKLLAIFLLIALLWIISDYLSEIFSIKYFDSVIAIFAIILLFVFNLVKVNDFKKIDWGTLILFGGALCLGGIIVKSGANTFLSEKLIAILGNLSPIVVLFAVITITIILTNFISNTGLTGILVPILFGASLGIPKEILILAIGISASCSFILPVGTPPNAIVYGEGVKKEEMMKIGTILSILSATVITLYFSLYM